In Hymenobacter volaticus, the genomic window CACATGGCCGGCAAGATGGTGGCCCAATCGGTGTTCGTGGACCGGCTGCAAATGGAGCTGATGGTGTTTATGAGCCTCTCGGTGGTGCTCGTGACAGGGCTGCTGTGGCTCACGTTCCGGACCTGGTGGGGCGTGGTACTCCCGCTAGTAGTGGTGCTGGGCGCCATCTTATGGGGCCTCGGGCTGATGAGTGCCTGCGGCGTGAGCATCGACTTGATGACGGCCTTGCTGCCGGTGATGCTGTTCGTGGTGGGCATGTCCGACACCATCCATATCATCACGCGCTACGTGACGGAGCTCGGCTACGGCGCCTCCAAGAAGGATTCGCTCTGGATAGCGCTCAAAGAATCGGGGTTTGGCTCGGGACTTTCGGCCCTAACGACCAGCATCGGCTTCTTCACGCTGATGACCAGCACGATACGCCCGATTTACAACTTCGGGCTGTTTACGGGTATCGCAGTGCTGCTCACGTTTGCGCTGAGCTTCACGCTGCTACCGGCCATGCTTCTGCTCTTGCGTAAGCCGCAGTTGCGGGTGCCGCGCGAAACCGGCCACAGCTGGGACGGCGTGCTAGGCGGCTTGTTCCGAAAGGTGCTGGCGCGGCGACAGTGGGTAGTCGGCATTAGCGCGCTGCTGCTGATTGGTTCGGTGGCCTCGGCCTCGCGCATCCGCATCAACTCTGCCCTGCTCGACGACCTTTCCAAAAACGACCCGGTGAAGCTGGATTTCCAGTTTTTCGAGCGGCAGTTTGCTGGCGTACGGCCCTTCGAGCTGGACCTGAAACCCGCTCCCGGCCGCACCATCTATGACTTGGCGGTGCTGCGCGAAACTGAGGAAATAGAAAGGTATTTGACCCAAAAGTTCGGTTTGAACTTCGTGGCCTCGCCCGTCACGCTCGTAAAATCGGTGCGGAAAGCCCTGAATGGCGGCTTACTCAGCGAGTACCGCCTCCCCGATTCCGAAGCTGAATTGCGGCGCATTACCAGTAAAATCAAGCTATTTCGGAAGAAGCCGGAGTTTCGGGCGTTGGCACTGCCCGATGGGTCGGAAGGCCGCGTGACGGGCCGTATGCCGGACGTGGGTAGTATTCGGGCCGATAAGCTTAATGCTGATCTGCGCGCTTTCCTGCGCCAGAATACCGACCCTGCTATCCTGCAAACCCGCCTCACGGGTTCGGC contains:
- a CDS encoding efflux RND transporter permease subunit, whose amino-acid sequence is MPLRKLSYSVLFALALVSGLALFFVAQLRFNYNFNDFYPAGDPDLDYYQQYSARFGNDNDYVLLGLEAPKGQTVFEPKFLTRVDSLTRFIAQRRHVTQVSSPTTASNPVVEGLGVFNIPYLNPADPSRRAQDSTLVYRTPGLVGNLISRDARAVTVLFQTSPNLSKPPGDSLLAAVRTELKRQGFQESEYHMAGKMVAQSVFVDRLQMELMVFMSLSVVLVTGLLWLTFRTWWGVVLPLVVVLGAILWGLGLMSACGVSIDLMTALLPVMLFVVGMSDTIHIITRYVTELGYGASKKDSLWIALKESGFGSGLSALTTSIGFFTLMTSTIRPIYNFGLFTGIAVLLTFALSFTLLPAMLLLLRKPQLRVPRETGHSWDGVLGGLFRKVLARRQWVVGISALLLIGSVASASRIRINSALLDDLSKNDPVKLDFQFFERQFAGVRPFELDLKPAPGRTIYDLAVLRETEEIERYLTQKFGLNFVASPVTLVKSVRKALNGGLLSEYRLPDSEAELRRITSKIKLFRKKPEFRALALPDGSEGRVTGRMPDVGSIRADKLNADLRAFLRQNTDPAILQTRLTGSANLIDKNNENLTLNMITGMTIDIVMVTLIVLALFRSLRMTLVVLIPNLVPILIVAGVMGLAGVSMKVSTSIIFTIAFGIAVDDTIHFISKLKLTLLKEPNLFKAVRHTYLLAGKAVIVTSLILVGGFSTLIFSSFDGTFYVGLLIGLTLLFGVVAELTLLPILILAFYRHRPKEIRQPVPALGG